In Schizosaccharomyces osmophilus chromosome 2, complete sequence, the following proteins share a genomic window:
- the arb2 gene encoding argonaute binding protein 2 has product MFRKKKTTSIPKVYNLGNSLEDLGLQITTDYRLRKQHSPGELYEFSVSKDKAYNEHYYQAVLEHIYNWAFTVCMLEAIPISTRVYKRDEPYAFVYTTKNWSENTKGLVVIVQSLSHPLIWSNRNVREHDLRDATFVNMVSECVDMGYAVAIFTPSALLWDAHKKVPRTISSFTSTGEHITKQNYIPSIRSPEDYVAKGLDYILSQSQASKIYYIGAEYGSQLLNVYLDQNWEALSSKTASVILLQNITSKFELNNQNFLTYLSEDSCNYHPSDKPKQELLEDLTATTGLKTYSCGEFIELVYDEITNILLKRMDDY; this is encoded by the exons ATGTTTCGtaagaaaaagacaacTTCAATTCCAAAAGTCTATAATTTGGGAAATTCATTAGAAGATTTGGGACTCCAAATAACTACAGATTATCGACTACGTAAACAGCACTCACCAGGTGAATTGTATGAGTTTTCTGTATCCAAAGACAAAGCGTATAATGAACATTATTACCAAGCTGTTTTAG AGCATATCTACAACTGGGCATTTACTGTTTGCATGCTTGAGGCCATTCCTATTTCTACAAGGGTTTACAAGAGGGATGAACCCTATGCATTCGTTTATACCACAAAAAACTGGAGTGAAAATACGAAAGGCTTGGTAGTAATTGTTCAATCTTTGTCGCATCCTTTAATTTGGTCCAACAGGAATGTTAGAGAACATGATTTGAGAGATGCAACTTTTGTAAACATGGTCTCTGAATGTGTAGATATGGGATATGCTGTCGCTATCTTTACACCTTCTGCTTTACTGTGGGATGCACACAAAAAAGTTCCAAGG acaatttcttcttttaccaGCACAGGAGAACACATTACGAAGCAAAATTATATCCCTT CCATCAGATCACCAGAGGATTATGTGGCTAAAGGATTGGATTATATCCTTTCGCAATCTCAGGCCTCAAAGATATATTACATTGGTGCCGAATATGGTTCTCAACTGCTAAATGTGTATTTAGACCAAAATTGGGAGGCATTATCGTCGAAAACAGCATCTGTCATCCTACTGCAGAACATTACCTCCAAGTTTGAGCTTAACAACCAAAATTTCTTAACTTACTTGTCAGAG GATTCTTGTAACTACCACCCATCGGATAAACCAAAGCAGGAATTGCTTGAAGATCTGACTGCAACTACAGGCTTGAAGACTTATTCATGCG GGGAATTTATTGAGCTTGTTTATGACGAAATTACGAACATTTTGCTTAAAAGAATGGATGATTACTGA
- the are1 gene encoding acyl-CoA-sterol acyltransferase Are1, whose protein sequence is MTDSGCSQSASPVCDANAIINVESIHPTVSLLKALPECNLVIKEKEIENTKKKPAKSSFPLKNLKDLLLSGRVYHDYQFRPRKSIFDRVTTPQTFLKNEFRGFYVLFWLSMFVWIVQLYAKSYWLRNTILGLPLARIVFRQFFVLFGSDFIMVFLTLFSFVLQWCIAKRYIAWSNTGYIIQLVWQGCFTSLAAYWVVHRKFPVIQSLFFTLHCAVLVMKQHSYAHHLGYLSTVSALHEAYGDVLKVVRSSLKDDSNEAESISFELEYPDRTEQIDAIKADEVVALTMKYLDHSLWSEIGNVVYPTNVTLLNYIDYLLIPSLVYSLEFPRVSKINLKYLTVKIISTFSVLFTCLALVDWYFLPAAESVQGLDFVTKLHHAPFLMSRLLFPAVILYLLLFYLTFDVILNAFAEITKFADRDFYGPWWNTVTWDEFARQWNKPVHVFLMRHVYHSSRQILNKSMAVVFTFLLSALVHEFVMLLVTKKLRCYILFFQLLQLPLYDLSQMSAFKNNELLGNLFFWIGIFTGPSFICILYIVF, encoded by the exons atGACAGACTCTGGTTGTTCACAATCTGCTTCGCCTGTATGCGACGCCAACGCAATTATCAATGTTGAAAGCATTCATCCTACAGTAAGCCTGTTGAAGGCATTGCCAGAATGCAATTTGGTGAtaaaggagaaagaaatagagaacaccaaaaagaaacctgCCAAGTCCAGCTTCCCCTTGAAAAATCTCAAAGATTTGCTCCTTTCTGGAAGAGTTTACCATGATTATCAATTTAGACCGCGGAAATCCATTTTCGATCGCGTCACGACTCCACAAacgtttttgaagaatgaaTTTCGTGGATTTTACGTTCTCTTTTGGCTTTCTATGTTTGTCTGGATTGTCCAGTTGTATGCCAAAAGCTACTGGTTGCGGAACACCATTCTCGGATTACCGCTTGCCAGAATCGTCTTTCGTCAGttcttcgttttgtttGGCTCTGACTTTATCATGGTTTTTCTGACcttgttttcctttgtcTTGCAATGGTGTATAGCAAAACGATACATTGCATGGTCCAACACCGGCTATATCATTCAACTCGTATGGCAAGGATGTTTCACATCGCTAGCTGCTTACTGGGTCGTACATCGGAAATTCCCAGTCATCCAATCACTCTTTTTTACTCTGCATTGCGCCGTTCTCGTTATGAAACAACACTCATACGCCCACCATCTGGGCTACCTAAGCACAGTTAGTGCTTTGCATGAAGCTTACGGCGATGTCTTAAAGGTTGTTCGAAGCAGTCTCAAAGACGATTCAAATGAGGCTGAATCAATCTCTTTTGAGTTGGAATACCCTGATCGCACGGAGCAAATTGACGCCATCAAAGCCGACGAGGTTGTTGCCCTGACCATGAAATACCTTGACCATTCACTATGGAGTGAAATTGGAAACGTCGTTTATCCAACCAACGTAACTCTTTTAAATTACATAGACTATTTACTCATACCCTCCCTTGTCTATAGTTTGGAATTTCCCCGCGTAtccaaaataaatttaaagTACTTGACGGTGAAAATCATTTCTACGTTCAGCGTCTTGTTTACTTGCTTGGCCCTCGTTGACTGGTACTTTCTACCTGCCGCTGAAAGTGTACAAGGCTTGGATTTTGTCACAAAGCTTCACCATGCTCCATTTTTAATGAGTAGACTTTTATTTCCTGCCGTAATTCTTTACTTGCTACTGTTCTACCTTACATTCGACGTCATCTTAAACGCCTTTGCTGAAATCACCAAATTCGCAGACAGGGACTTTTATGGTCCCTGGTGGAATACCGTCACTTGGGATGAATTCGCTCGACAGTGGAATAAACCCGTCCATGTTTTCTTGATGCGGCATGTATATCATTCTTCTAGGCAGATATTGAACAAGTCAATGGCTGTCGTCTTCACCTTTTTGTTGTCTGCTTTGGTTCATGAATTTGTAATGCTATTGGTTACTAAAAAGCTTCGTTGCtatattctctttttccaa CTCTTGCAGTTGCCCCTGTATGATTTATCTCAAATGTCTGCcttcaaaaataatgaattaCTTGGGAATCTGTTCTTTTGGATTGGAATTTTTAC TGGCCCTTCGTTTATTTGTATTCTTTACATCGTGTTTTAA
- a CDS encoding SOCG_04291-like, conserved protein — translation MTGYTFDEYIAKLLVLEAQKKNKLHESGESSSQTSNVQKLRPNTNFLNNMMRNVRSHNSNVENKSEDAKERSRRAEKGKQRRRELSPSPSGRLNRRSDISPPPSRKRSKSCEDEENLPCSQERRHYAHGQRHSRHRISRRPD, via the coding sequence ATGACCGGATATACTTTTGACGAGTATATCGCAAAATTATTAGTGCTAGAAgctcaaaagaaaaacaagttacATGAGAGTGGAGAATCAAGCTCTCAGACCTCGAATGTTCAGAAGCTACGGCCCAAtacaaactttttgaacaaTATGATGCGCAATGTTCGATCTCACAACTCGAACgtggaaaataaaagtgaAGATGCTAAAGAAAGATCCAGAAGagcagaaaaaggaaagcaacGACGACGTGAGCTTTCACCTTCTCCCAGCGGTAGACTGAATCGACGAAGCGACATATCACCTCCGCCCTCACGAAAGCGATCCAAGAGTTGTGAGGATGAAGAGAACCTTCCATGTTCCCAAGAAAGGAGACATTATGCACATGGGCAGCGTCATTCTCGTCATCGCATTTCGCGTAGACCCGACTAG
- the crb3 gene encoding Rix1 complex WD repeat subunit Crb3: MELLLSGYAATENESSNVVAHNLHTGTSFRTFRQSTPFPQAACSTKTHLLSFQRRRPQLNVHGFGKENLDQTIILPETIISSAVSPCDSWLVGGTEKGSLYIWSVLSGALIHAFRAHYQPLTHVSISNDGMLVYTASNDGDINIWLMSSLADRSNMAGVTGGSAIKPFQSLSGHKRAIVSLINGPGPSISSRLYTASEDSTVRVWDVSTGNLLTTVALNSMPSCMTIDPAERIIYVGNEKGLVWIPLYTSSTALSENNSNVSKNTTIPSSVPSAIGGLGRVVDVNESKDAHTVTSTSPITTITLSFDASLIITGDKDGVVLVWDVVSRQVLRRLIQYSSPVTFLKCLIDKVNYIPTAQSVFPVLKRMITDDYLYSDVNMMIHDDGIEELMQAPDTLCLSSELMTHNTESGWRAKAESTEMELKETRRLFIELRGVHQALWEKYLQK; encoded by the exons ATGGAGCTTTTATTATCAGGCTACGCGGCAACTGAAAATGAATCGAGCAATGTAGTCGCTCATAACTTGCATACTGGGACTTCGTTTCGTACGTTTCGCCAAAGTACGCCATTTCCACAAGCGGCTTGCTCTACTAAAACACATTTGTTATCCTTTCAAAGACGTAGGCCACAATTAAATGTACATGGATTTGGAAAG GAAAATTTGGATCAGACTATTATCCTCCCAGAAACGATTATCTCTTCTGCCGTCAGCCCATGCGACTCTTGGTTAGTAGGTGGTACTGAGAAAGGCAGCCTTTACATTTGGTCGGTGCTTTCCGGAGCTTTGATCCACGCTTTTCGTGCTCATTACCAACCTTTAACTCatgtttctatttctaaCGATGGAATGTTGGTTTACACAGCTTCAAACGATGGAGACATTAATATATGGTTAATGTCTTCATTGGCGGATCGGTCAAATATGGCGGGTGTTACAGGAGGCTCTGCAATTAAACCTTTTCAGAGCCTTTCTGGACATAAGCGGGCTATTGTCTCTTTAATCAATGGACCTGGTCCTTCCATATCCAGCCGTCTTTACACAGCTAGTGAAGACAGCACAGTTCGTGTTTGGGATGTTAGTACCGGTAACCTTTTGACTACAGTCGCTCTCAATAGCATGCCTTCCTGTATGACGATTGATCCCGCAGAACGTATAATATATGTCGGTAACGAGAAGGGCCTTGTTTGGATTCCCTTATACACAAGTTCAACTGCTCTTTCTGAGAATAACTCTAATGTCTCGAAGAATACTACTATTCCATCCTCTGTTCCCTCGGCAATAGGTGGATTGGGCAGAGTAGTGGATGTTAATGAAAGTAAGGATGCCCATACAGTGACTAGTACTTCCCCCATTACAACAATTACTTTATCATTCGATGCTTCCTTAATTATCACTGGCGACAAAGATGGTGTTGTTTTAGTTTGGGATGTTGTATCCCGTCAAGTTTTGAGACGTCTAATTCAATATTCCTCTCCGGTTACATTCTTGAAGTGTTTGATTGATAAAGTAAATTATATTCCTACTGCTCAAAGCGTGTTTCCTGTCTTAAAACGCATGATCACGGACGACTACCTATATTCGGATGTGAATATGATGATCCATGATGATGGTATAGAAGAGTTAATGCAAGCACCTGATACACTATGTCTCAGTTCTGAATTAATG ACTCATAATACAGAATCTGGGTGGCGCGCGAAAGCAGAATCTACGGAGATGGAACTCAAAGAAACCAGAAGGCTGTTTATAGAATTAAGAGGTGTACATCAGGCGTTATGGGAAAAGTATCTTCAGAAGTAA
- the teb1 gene encoding DNA-binding transcription factor Teb1 yields MGSLNTSKMPTELIDNQCVDLLNGSVLTEDDSRKKDDLEGFPVPRVRKATKTRKPRVKWTEKETNDLLRGCQIYGVGNWKKILMDERFQFVNRSPNDLKDRFRVILPEDYKRFYPNAKTHMGKNQKIPHTPGMAKASRKERKQFTPEEDERLLEGFFLHGPCWTRISKDASLGLQNRRSTDLRDRFRNAFPERYAAAGFKLKNNSGLRAKYDQSNYLMNDPSSTEAAAAAVAAVAAVAADRQETPSQNSSKDSAQDPSTVPVTSDDLLEWSNQSLNSSFYNADRQQPQYANESFLLSQALPETFPANALHSFPPYDALFPTGNPSSLPSEPQSSVQSFPFSVQQPPVHLEPPLESNQIHSSLFSTPNVADLHSFSQFHQAHQHPSIPPGELPWVNRG; encoded by the exons ATGGGGTCTTTGAATACGTCGAAAATGCCGACGGAGTTGATAGACAACCAGTGCGTCGATTTGTTGAATGGATCAGTCTTGACGGAGGACGATTCGAGGAAAAAGGATGATTTAGAGGGATTTCCTGTCCCAAGAGTACGGAAGGCTACAAAAACTCGAAAACCAAGAGTAAAATGgactgaaaaagaaacaaatgaCTTATTGCGTGGGTGTCAGATC TATGGCGTGGgcaattggaaaaagattctAATGGACGAGAGATTTCAATTTGTGAATCGCTCTCCTAATGACTTGAAAGATAG ATTTCGAGTTATTCTACCAGAAGATTACAAAAGGTTTTATCCAAATGCGAAAACACACATGGggaaaaaccaaaagatCCCGCATACGCCAGGAATGGCAAAGGCGTCTCGTAAAGAGCGAAAACAGTTCACGCCCGAGGAAGACGAACGGTTGCTGGAGGGATTCTTTTTACATGGTCCTTGTTGGACGCGAATCAGTAAGGATGCAAGTTTGGGTTTGCAAAATCGGCGGAGCACGGATTTACGAGATCGGTTTCGCAACGCTTTTCCTGAAAGGTATGCCGCTGCCGGGTTTAAGCTGAAAAACAATTCCGGGTTGCGAGCAAAATACGACCAAAGTAATTATTTAATGAATGATCCTTCTTCAACAGAAGCTGCTGCCGCCGCCGTTGCTGCAGTTGCGGCTGTGGCTGCCGACCGGCAAGAAACACCATCCCAAAATTCTAGCAAGGACTCTGCACAAGATCCTTCTACTGTACCCGTCACTTCCGATGATTTACTAGAGTGGTCAAACCAAAGTTtgaattcttccttttataATGCTGATCGGCAACAGCCTCAATATGCAAATGAATCCTTTTTACTTAGCCAAGCACTACCCGAAACATTTCCAGCTAACGctttacattcttttccGCCTTATGATGCTTTATTTCCTACTGGGAACCCTTCTTCCTTGCCTTCTGAACCACAATCGTCTGTTCAATCATTTCCGTTCTCTGTGCAGCAACCTCCTGTGCACTTGGAACCGCCATTAGAGTCAAATCAAATTCATTCttcattgttttcaacCCCTAATGTTGCCGAtctccattctttttcacaaTTCCACCAGGCTCATCAGCACCCTTCTATTCCGCCCGGGGAACTGCCGTGGGTTAACCGAGGGTAG
- the met16 gene encoding phosphoadenosine phosphosulfate reductase translates to MDSSQNSTQLSSQSLFNSEHLKFINKQLSQLGPHDILRWSRWTIPQLFQTSALGLSGLVILDMLSKMEVKVPMIFVDTLHHFQETMDLLDQVKKTYPEVPVHVYHCAKAASEEEFAKKFGEKLWEKDENKYDFLVKVEPANRAYTDLDVLAVFTGRRRSQGGERGSLDVVQVDGPVIKINPLANWSFQQVYSYIKENNVPYNGLLDKGYRSVGDYHSTQPVKEGEDERAGRWRGKEKTECGLHTQSKFSQYLAELEKRKNEGSSN, encoded by the coding sequence ATGGACTCTTCTCAGAATTCGACCCAGTTAAGTTCACAATCTTTATTCAATTCTGAACACTTAAAGTTCATTAATAAACAGCTCTCCCAATTGGGCCCTCATGATATTCTTCGTTGGAGTAGATGGACAATTCCACAATTGTTTCAAACGTCTGCGTTGGGACTTTCCGGATTGGTGATTTTAGACATGCTGTCAAAGATGGAAGTCAAAGTTCCAATGATCTTCGTCGATACCTTGCATCATTTCCAGGAAACTATGGATCTTTTGGACCAAGTAAAAAAGACATACCCTGAGGTTCCTGTTCATGTATATCATTGTGCTAAAGCAGCATCTGAAGAAGAGTTcgcaaaaaaatttggtgaAAAGCTTTGGGAAAAAgacgaaaacaaatatgATTTTTTGGTGAAGGTTGAGCCTGCCAACAGGGCTTATACCGATTTAGATGTACTCGCTGTTTTTACAGGTCGTCGTCGCAGCCAAGGAGGAGAACGTGGATCTTTGGACGTTGTGCAAGTTGATGGACCTGTCATCAAGATTAATCCTTTGGCCAATTGGTCTTTTCAACAAGTCTATTCTTACATCAAGGAGAATAACGTTCCCTACAATGGGTTACTGGATAAAGGATACCGGTCTGTTGGTGACTACCATTCTACCCAACCTGTGAAAGAGGGTGAAGACGAGCGCGCAGGACGCTGGCGcggtaaagaaaaaaccgAATGTGGGTTGCATACACAAAGCAAATTTTCTCAGTACCTTGcagaacttgaaaaaagaaagaacgaaGGATCCAGCAactaa